The window GCCGATGATGTTTCTCTTGAGGAAATTAGCTGGCTGAAACGACTGCGCCAAGGGCTAGACAAAACCCGTCGCAGCTTGGTTAACCAGCTTAAGGCCATTGTCGGTCAAGGGCCGTTGAATCAAGACGCCGTAATGGAGATTGAGGCGCTGCTATTGCAGGCTGATGTCGGCGTGGAAGCGACAGACTATATCATAAATACGCTGCAAAAAAGACTGCTTGAGGAAGTTTTGCCACCAGAGCAAGCGATCGCCTACCTCAAGCAAATTTTGCGCGACTTGCTCGACTCACCAATTCGCGACAACTACAACCCGACTTTTGTCCCAGAAAAGGACACGCTGAATATCTGGCTGATGACGGGGGTGAATGGTGCAGGTAAAACTACAACAATTGGTAAACTTGCCCATTTATCCCAAAAATCTGGCTATAGTTGCTTAATTGGGGCAGCAGATACGTTTCGGGCGGCTGCTGTGGAACAGGTGAAGATTTGGGGTTCTCGCAGCGGAACGGAAGTAATTGCCAATACTGGCAAGAATACAGATCCGGCGGCTGTAGTATTTGACGCGATCGCTGCTGCACAGGCACGCCGTACAGAGTTGCTGCTGATAGACACGGCTGGACGTCTTCAGAACAAGAAAAATCTGATGGACGAACTCAGCAAAATTCGCCGAATTGTCGATAAAAAAGCCCCTGACGCCAAAGTAGAAGCACTTTTGGTATTAGATGCCACTCTGGGGCAAAATGGGTTGCGTCAGGCGCAAGTGTTCTCCGAGGCGGCAAAATTAAGCGGTGTGGTATTAACTAAGCTCGATGGTACTGCTAAGGGCGGTGTTGCTCTAGCTGTAGTGCAACAGTTGGGTTTACCGATTCGCTTCATTGGTGCGGGAGAAGGGATTGAAGATTTGCGGCCATTTTCTAGTTACGAATTTGTGGAAGCTTTGCTAAATGGCTAGTAATCTGCAAGCCTAATTGTGAAAAACCCGTTTTATTGAAGAAAAGGGGTTTACTAGCTGTTAAAAACACCCGTGCATGAAAACCGACAGCATCTTCTATCAACTCTTTCAGACTTTTCCTGGTGTCTTTTTTGAACTTATCGGTCAGCCTGCTATTGAGGGCGAGGCTTATAAATTTCAGTCAGTTGAAGTTAAAGAAACAACCAAACGTATTGATGGGGTTTTTGTTCCTACCAGCCGCAACCTTAAACCCATCTACTTTGTGGAAGTCCAGTTTCAAACTGACGCTGACTTTTATTACCGATTATTTACTGAAATTTTTGTTTACTTGGGTCAAAACAAACCTAGAAGAGATTGGCGTGCTGTCGCGGTGTTTTCCCAACACATTATCGATCCAGGAGTGCCAATAGAATATCAGGGATTACTAGCAGGTAAGCAAGTAGAGTGGGTGTATTTAGACGAGTTAGGCGAACTAGCCGAGCGCTCGGTAGGATTAGGAATGGTGAAGTTGGTAGTTGAGGATGAAGAAACAGCGGCATCGATTGCCAGACAGTTAATCCAGAAGGCACAGCAGGAGCTGGAGGATGAAGTAGTCCGGCGAAAAGTTATAGAATTGATTGAGACAATATTGGTCTATAAATTTACCCAGTTAAGCCGTCAGGAGATAGAAGCGATGTTTGGCTTAAGCGAGTTAAAACAAACGAGATACTTTCAAGAAGTAAAAGAAGAAGGCAAGCAAGAGGGAAAGTTAGAAACAGTACCTCGGTTGTTGCAGTTGGGGTTGAGTTGGGAACAGATAGCTACGGCGTTAGATTTGCCAATTGAGGTCGTTCAGCAGGTAGCCGAAGAGCAATCAGAAAGTTGATATTATCAGCGCGATTTGGTTACGCGATCGCCCCGCTATTTTATAAAGCAATGACGTTTTTGAAACTATTGAGCGATCGCCCGCTCCAAAAACACTATTAAAGCAGAATGAACAGGAAACTCCAGACCTCGTTCATCTACTTACTATGCCTAGTAATTACACTTGCCATCTCAATTTTTCCTCCCCAGATTATAGTTAATTCCCAACCTAAACCAGCCTCCGCTGAGTTACGAGGCGTTTGGCTGACTAATGTTGCAAGTGGAGTGTTATTTGTGCCTTGGGGGGTCAACAGAGCGCTGCACCAATTATCTCAACTGAACTTTAACACCGTTTACCCCGTAGTCTGGAACCGGGGCCACACCTTCTACCCCAGTCCTGTAGCAAAACAGGTTATGGGTAGTTCTCAAGACTCCTTGCTGTGGTTGATGCGGCTGGGGGGCGATGTGCTGGCTGAGATAGTCAAGCAGGGGAAGCGACAGGGGCTTAGGGTAATTCCTTGGTTTGAGTATGGCTTCATGGCTCCTGCGGGTTCAGAACTAGCAAAGAGCCACCCGCAATGGATTACCGGGAGTAGGGAAAGAAGCATCAAATTACAGCCAGACACTCTTGAAGAAGAATTGCTC of the Microcoleus sp. FACHB-831 genome contains:
- the ftsY gene encoding signal recognition particle-docking protein FtsY → MVFNWFRRQFSVNESSPTQETPPQDPPQVEETPTDLAQSEVKSGGAEPTIEPSQQVAADYLTWAKTAYKNIQQQQKSEDPETASPDSADVTDAATVHSPELLETADTATESEPIDDAQTSTEVESATKAVDVAQTEGSVTDEADTAQTTAPETVQTAETNADIAGDAEVLDAQTVTEVESTSTQATAAETIETATEPELADAQTATEVEAAAATSPEPETSPVAAEAATPENAAPLPFWARESGTARLERLKETALEEPEPAAANMQAAEPALLEIPNLPFDEGFLWSAQVLAAQGRRADDVSLEEISWLKRLRQGLDKTRRSLVNQLKAIVGQGPLNQDAVMEIEALLLQADVGVEATDYIINTLQKRLLEEVLPPEQAIAYLKQILRDLLDSPIRDNYNPTFVPEKDTLNIWLMTGVNGAGKTTTIGKLAHLSQKSGYSCLIGAADTFRAAAVEQVKIWGSRSGTEVIANTGKNTDPAAVVFDAIAAAQARRTELLLIDTAGRLQNKKNLMDELSKIRRIVDKKAPDAKVEALLVLDATLGQNGLRQAQVFSEAAKLSGVVLTKLDGTAKGGVALAVVQQLGLPIRFIGAGEGIEDLRPFSSYEFVEALLNG
- a CDS encoding Rpn family recombination-promoting nuclease/putative transposase, with product MKTDSIFYQLFQTFPGVFFELIGQPAIEGEAYKFQSVEVKETTKRIDGVFVPTSRNLKPIYFVEVQFQTDADFYYRLFTEIFVYLGQNKPRRDWRAVAVFSQHIIDPGVPIEYQGLLAGKQVEWVYLDELGELAERSVGLGMVKLVVEDEETAASIARQLIQKAQQELEDEVVRRKVIELIETILVYKFTQLSRQEIEAMFGLSELKQTRYFQEVKEEGKQEGKLETVPRLLQLGLSWEQIATALDLPIEVVQQVAEEQSES